One region of Qipengyuania gaetbuli genomic DNA includes:
- a CDS encoding 50S ribosomal protein L11 methyltransferase — MTAWRMYAEAPKRVVQAALLAHDEAWDFPPELVVSGREIAEDKPDNWILEVWLERKPTAADRKAVGALFEGGAPELAAEKLPEQDWVTLSQQGVEPIRAGRFHVRTPDFPADPAMVDFAIPASQAFGTGQHETTAACLAMLDLMKREGLTVRNHADIGTGTGLLAFAAMHLWPHAKATASDIDAVCAGVVEDNARMNGVAMGDGPGALTMIIAPGMDDALLQARAPYDLLIANILAGPLVELAPDFAPAVAPGGSLLLAGLLQTQEREVRRAYRAQGFRLARRVTNGDWSILWLRRSRIR, encoded by the coding sequence ATGACCGCCTGGAGAATGTATGCCGAAGCGCCCAAGCGCGTGGTGCAGGCTGCCCTCCTCGCGCATGACGAGGCCTGGGATTTCCCGCCCGAACTCGTCGTATCGGGCCGCGAGATCGCCGAAGACAAGCCCGACAACTGGATCCTGGAAGTCTGGCTCGAACGCAAGCCGACCGCTGCCGACCGGAAGGCGGTTGGCGCGCTATTCGAGGGCGGCGCTCCGGAACTTGCTGCGGAAAAGCTGCCCGAACAGGACTGGGTGACGCTCAGTCAGCAGGGCGTGGAGCCGATCCGTGCCGGAAGATTCCACGTGCGCACGCCCGATTTCCCGGCCGACCCCGCAATGGTCGATTTCGCCATTCCCGCCAGCCAGGCGTTCGGCACCGGCCAGCACGAAACCACTGCCGCCTGCCTCGCCATGCTCGACCTGATGAAGCGCGAGGGTCTGACGGTGCGCAACCATGCCGACATCGGCACGGGCACCGGCTTGCTCGCCTTTGCCGCCATGCACCTGTGGCCGCATGCCAAGGCGACCGCGTCCGACATCGATGCCGTTTGCGCTGGCGTGGTCGAGGACAATGCGCGCATGAACGGCGTGGCCATGGGTGACGGCCCGGGTGCCCTCACCATGATCATCGCGCCGGGCATGGACGATGCCTTGCTGCAGGCCCGCGCGCCCTATGACCTGCTGATCGCCAATATCCTTGCCGGGCCGCTGGTCGAACTCGCACCCGATTTCGCGCCCGCGGTTGCGCCGGGAGGCAGCCTGCTGCTTGCAGGGCTGCTGCAGACGCAGGAGCGCGAGGTGCGCCGCGCCTACCGCGCGCAGGGCTTCCGCCTCGCTCGGCGCGTGACCAATGGCGACTGGTCGATCCTCTGGCTGCGCCGGAGCCGCATCCGGTGA
- the bla gene encoding subclass B3 metallo-beta-lactamase, whose protein sequence is MSARFLIAPALLAIAACAAAPTIADALSPRAVPADQQAFLDACEDWDDWDKPAPPFRIYGGTYYVGTCGISAILVTHEDGHSLIDTGTEEGAKVVLANIAKLGFDPKDVDTITLSHEHFDHVGGIASVQYATGATVYSSPAATKTLHSGLPSAEDPQAASDHPAFRPLSTLVFLLEDGKSDPVGPKKLKPIVTPGHTPGALSWQWRECEGSDCRWLVHADSLSPISADDYRFSDHPEYVADFRAGLDRLAKAQCDILMTPHPSASDMLARMKGESGLLLADGCAWYPERIGNRLDKRLAEEAAK, encoded by the coding sequence ATGTCCGCTAGGTTCCTGATCGCGCCGGCGCTGCTGGCCATCGCCGCCTGCGCGGCGGCTCCGACCATTGCGGACGCGCTTTCCCCGCGCGCCGTCCCCGCCGACCAGCAGGCCTTTCTCGACGCCTGCGAGGACTGGGACGACTGGGACAAGCCCGCCCCGCCCTTCCGCATATACGGCGGCACATACTACGTCGGCACCTGCGGGATTTCCGCGATCCTCGTCACGCACGAGGACGGTCACTCGCTGATCGACACCGGGACCGAGGAAGGTGCGAAAGTCGTGCTCGCGAATATCGCAAAGCTGGGCTTCGACCCGAAGGACGTGGACACGATCACGCTGAGCCACGAGCATTTCGACCATGTCGGCGGGATTGCCAGCGTCCAGTACGCCACCGGCGCCACCGTCTATTCGTCTCCGGCGGCCACGAAGACGCTGCACTCGGGCCTTCCTTCCGCAGAAGACCCGCAGGCGGCATCCGACCATCCCGCGTTCCGACCGCTCAGCACACTCGTCTTCCTCCTCGAAGACGGCAAGAGCGATCCGGTCGGGCCGAAAAAGCTGAAGCCGATCGTCACTCCGGGCCATACGCCCGGCGCGCTCAGCTGGCAGTGGCGCGAATGCGAAGGCAGCGACTGCCGCTGGCTGGTCCATGCCGACAGCCTCTCGCCGATCAGTGCGGACGATTACCGCTTTTCCGACCATCCCGAATACGTCGCCGATTTCCGCGCCGGGCTCGACCGCCTGGCGAAGGCGCAATGCGATATCCTGATGACGCCCCATCCCAGCGCAAGCGACATGCTGGCGCGAATGAAGGGCGAGAGCGGCCTCCTGCTCGCCGACGGCTGCGCCTGGTATCCGGAACGGATCGGCAATCGCCTCGACAAGCGGCTGGCGGAAGAAGCGGCAAAATGA
- a CDS encoding SDR family NAD(P)-dependent oxidoreductase, with product MTCILLTGASRGIGAASREALEARGAKVIGQATSAGGFGTLAADFRDPGAPQELWQAALDQAGGEIDVLVNNAGLFSPNPIEASDIEWLDGWEDTMRINLTASAQLSRFAVKHWLERGCSGRIVHVASRAGHRGDSPAHWHYAASKGGMLAMHKTIARQYAANGILSFAITPGFTDTAMAGDYLASRGGAGLLADIPLGRVAEPEEIARIVEFCALDAPPSMTGATLDANGASYVR from the coding sequence ATGACATGCATCCTCCTTACCGGCGCGTCCCGCGGGATCGGCGCCGCCTCGCGCGAAGCACTCGAAGCGCGCGGGGCCAAGGTGATCGGCCAGGCCACTTCGGCAGGCGGCTTCGGAACCCTTGCCGCGGACTTCCGCGACCCCGGCGCACCGCAGGAACTGTGGCAGGCCGCGCTCGACCAGGCAGGCGGGGAAATCGACGTGCTGGTCAACAATGCCGGCCTCTTCTCCCCCAACCCCATCGAAGCTTCGGACATCGAATGGCTCGACGGGTGGGAGGACACCATGCGGATCAACCTGACCGCCTCCGCCCAGCTCAGCCGTTTCGCGGTAAAGCATTGGCTCGAACGCGGATGTTCGGGGCGCATTGTCCATGTCGCCAGCCGCGCAGGCCATCGCGGCGATTCGCCTGCCCACTGGCACTATGCGGCAAGCAAGGGCGGGATGCTGGCCATGCACAAGACCATCGCGCGGCAATATGCGGCAAACGGCATCCTCAGCTTTGCTATCACGCCCGGCTTTACCGATACGGCGATGGCGGGCGACTATCTTGCCAGCAGGGGCGGCGCGGGCCTGCTGGCCGACATCCCGCTGGGCCGTGTGGCCGAGCCTGAAGAGATCGCCCGCATCGTCGAATTCTGCGCTCTCGACGCGCCGCCCAGCATGACGGGCGCGACGCTCGACGCAAACGGAGCAAGCTATGTCCGCTAG